Proteins encoded in a region of the Sporocytophaga myxococcoides DSM 11118 genome:
- a CDS encoding DUF4136 domain-containing protein, producing the protein MKRLVWLVIGVVLTLFYGCQPGSNAHTSYNPDTDFSKFRTFAWLPKQLPEQQGEQLNDVMSLYNNELIELKIKRMVNSDLLDKGLYLDSLNPDLLFTYSIVMENRERYTNTPLVVNQPNLAVPRFYNYFEQPYTMYNYLTNDYNIYPYTTYFGGINMYNTTPDGIYYGAGIYRPQILGNISEKVQYKEGTLVIDVIDRKTNQLVWRGYSSESLNSPTMFENLLPSQINGIMEQFPSPYLSNGLY; encoded by the coding sequence ATGAAAAGATTAGTGTGGTTAGTTATCGGTGTGGTACTTACTCTGTTTTACGGATGTCAGCCAGGAAGTAATGCACATACAAGTTATAATCCAGACACGGATTTTTCCAAGTTTAGGACATTTGCTTGGTTGCCTAAACAACTCCCTGAACAGCAAGGAGAACAGTTGAATGACGTAATGAGCTTATATAATAACGAGCTAATTGAATTGAAGATAAAAAGGATGGTAAACAGTGATTTGCTAGATAAAGGTTTATATCTAGACTCTCTGAATCCAGACCTGTTATTTACATATTCTATAGTAATGGAAAACAGGGAAAGGTACACCAATACACCATTGGTGGTAAATCAGCCTAACCTTGCAGTTCCTAGGTTTTACAATTATTTCGAACAACCTTATACAATGTATAATTATCTGACGAATGATTATAACATATACCCATATACAACCTATTTTGGGGGAATAAACATGTACAATACAACACCAGATGGTATTTACTATGGTGCAGGCATATACAGGCCTCAGATACTGGGAAATATAAGTGAAAAAGTTCAATATAAGGAAGGAACTTTGGTTATCGATGTAATAGATAGGAAAACAAACCAGTTAGTCTGGAGAGGTTACAGTAGTGAATCATTAAATAGTCCAACTATGTTTGAAAACCTGTTACCAAGCCAGATAAATGGCATTATGGAGCAATTTCCGTCTCCTTACCTTTCTAATGGTTTGTATTAA
- a CDS encoding MBL fold metallo-hydrolase, whose amino-acid sequence MNKTIYVNNPSLHTVKVGYPGNLLIDGEFTNSDTKDENSFFKVLKWKLTSNPQREEKKNENYKVDVVKNNNFINSDQDMIVWLGHSTFYIQIDKVKIITDPVFFNLPFIKRKAEFPLAPEDLIDIDYLLLSHGHRDHFDEPSLKILLTNNPSIQILGPLNISTLFKRLDFKGEIQEAGWYQQFKSESIDFVFLPAKHWHRRGFSDFNKVLWGSFYVKGKNKSIYFAGDTAYGSHFNEIRKAVPPIDYCLMPIGAYKPPFLMNLFHVNPEEAFNAYQELHAKYFIPMHYGTFDLSDEPMGEPEREIKRLFREQEGLENLLIEPIGKPIFIS is encoded by the coding sequence GTGAACAAAACAATATATGTTAATAACCCCTCTTTGCATACAGTCAAAGTTGGTTATCCTGGAAATCTTTTAATTGATGGAGAATTCACAAATTCCGACACCAAAGATGAAAACTCATTTTTTAAAGTGCTTAAGTGGAAGTTAACCAGCAATCCTCAAAGAGAAGAAAAGAAAAATGAAAACTATAAAGTCGACGTTGTCAAAAATAATAACTTTATAAATAGTGATCAGGATATGATTGTCTGGTTGGGACATTCAACTTTTTATATTCAGATTGACAAGGTAAAAATCATTACAGATCCAGTATTCTTTAATTTGCCATTCATTAAAAGAAAAGCTGAATTTCCATTGGCACCGGAAGATTTAATCGATATTGATTACTTGCTGCTTTCTCATGGACATAGAGATCATTTTGATGAACCATCATTAAAAATTTTATTAACTAATAATCCATCTATACAAATCTTAGGGCCTCTAAACATTTCAACTCTTTTCAAAAGACTTGATTTTAAAGGAGAGATACAGGAAGCTGGGTGGTACCAGCAATTTAAATCAGAGAGTATAGACTTTGTCTTCCTTCCTGCCAAACACTGGCATCGCAGAGGATTTAGTGATTTTAACAAAGTTTTATGGGGAAGTTTTTACGTCAAAGGGAAAAACAAATCAATATATTTTGCAGGAGATACTGCTTATGGATCTCATTTTAACGAAATCCGGAAAGCTGTGCCTCCCATAGATTATTGTCTTATGCCTATAGGTGCTTATAAACCACCCTTCCTTATGAACCTCTTTCACGTAAATCCTGAAGAAGCTTTTAATGCTTATCAGGAGCTTCACGCCAAATATTTCATTCCCATGCATTATGGAACTTTTGATTTATCTGATGAACCAATGGGAGAACCAGAAAGAGAAATTAAAAGATTGTTCAGGGAGCAAGAGGGCTTAGAAAATTTATTAATAGAGCCAATTGGCAAACCAATTTTTATATCATAA
- a CDS encoding M42 family metallopeptidase: MELNLELLTKICELPGAPGYEQKIRAFVIEQIKSLVDEFRVDNLGNVIALKKGLTGAKKVMAAAHMDEIGFIVTYINEQGFIFFHPLGGFDPKTLTAQRVIVHGSKDVIGVMGSKPVHVMSPEEKVKPAKIEDFFIDTGMTKEEVEKFVSIGNPITRERSLIEMGNNINCKSLDNRISVFILIEALKQIQSPPYDFYAVFTVQEEVGLRGATTAAHQIDPDFGIAIDTTIAYDVPGARPQEKITELGKGTAIKIMDSSAIADYRMVNYLKQIASNHSIQWQPEILTAGGTDTAPLQKGGKMGAIAGAISIPTRHIHQVIEMVNKDDVKHSINLLSRAIEGIDKFDWNF; encoded by the coding sequence TCGAACAGATAAAATCTCTTGTTGATGAATTCAGAGTAGATAATCTGGGAAATGTTATCGCTTTAAAGAAAGGACTGACCGGCGCTAAAAAAGTGATGGCCGCTGCACACATGGATGAAATTGGTTTCATTGTTACCTATATCAATGAGCAAGGATTTATCTTTTTCCACCCTCTCGGTGGATTTGATCCGAAAACGCTTACTGCGCAAAGAGTAATAGTCCATGGGAGTAAAGATGTTATTGGTGTGATGGGGAGTAAACCTGTGCATGTAATGTCTCCGGAGGAAAAAGTAAAACCCGCCAAAATAGAAGATTTTTTCATCGATACAGGCATGACCAAAGAGGAGGTTGAAAAATTTGTTTCAATTGGAAATCCGATTACAAGAGAAAGAAGTCTCATCGAGATGGGGAATAACATCAACTGTAAATCTCTTGATAACAGGATAAGTGTATTTATACTTATTGAAGCATTGAAGCAGATTCAAAGTCCTCCATATGATTTTTATGCAGTATTTACGGTGCAAGAAGAAGTGGGTTTAAGAGGTGCTACTACTGCTGCTCATCAGATAGATCCTGATTTTGGAATTGCCATTGATACTACTATCGCTTATGATGTTCCGGGAGCAAGACCTCAGGAGAAAATTACAGAGCTTGGAAAAGGGACAGCAATAAAGATAATGGATTCTTCTGCCATTGCTGATTACAGGATGGTAAACTACTTAAAACAGATAGCCTCAAATCATTCTATACAATGGCAACCTGAAATTCTTACTGCTGGTGGCACTGATACAGCACCACTTCAAAAAGGCGGAAAAATGGGTGCTATTGCCGGGGCTATTTCAATTCCTACCAGACATATACATCAGGTGATTGAAATGGTGAATAAGGACGATGTGAAACATTCTATCAACTTATTGTCAAGAGCAATTGAAGGGATTGATAAGTTTGACTGGAATTTTTAG